One window of Nicotiana tomentosiformis chromosome 11, ASM39032v3, whole genome shotgun sequence genomic DNA carries:
- the LOC104107181 gene encoding probable plastid-lipid-associated protein 12, chloroplastic: MARMEIGNLGLRFRPQISINLSRNNYCKQFLGQKKQNKKRILLCSVVDQKEAKVSSFSNEENALIEALIGIQGRGRSASPQQLQEVERAVKVLEGSDGVSEPTSSSLIEGRWQLMFTTRPGSASPIQRTFVGVDSFSVFQEVFLRTNDPRVSNIVKFSEAIGELKVEALATIKDGKRILFQFDRAAFSFKFLPVKVPYPVPFRLLGDEAKGWLDTTYLSPSGNLRISRGNKGTTFVLQKEAEPRQKLLSSISTGTSVEKAIEEFISLNQNVANPELELLVGEWQMVWSSQVETDSWVENAGNGLMGMQIVKPNGQLKFLVEIFFGIRFSMTGKYEKSGSNTYDVIMDDGAFVAGIYGIPVEMESKFTIEILYTDDKIRISRGYNKILFVHVRVDGSKKK; the protein is encoded by the exons ATGGCAAGAATGGAAATTGGTAATTTGGGTCTTCGATTTAGGCCTCAAATTTCCATAAATTTAAGTAGAAACAATTATTGCAAGCAATTTCTTGGTCAGAAAAAGCAAAACAAGAAGAGAATTCTGCTATGCTCTGTTGTAGACCAAAAAGAAGCCAAAGTTTCTTCATTTAGTAATGAAGAAAATGCTCTAATTGAAGCTCTTATTGGTATTCAAGGTCGTGGTCGCTCTGCTTCTCCTCAACAACTTCAA GAGGTTGAACGCGCTGTTAAAGTTCTTGAAGGATCGGATGGTGTTTCTGAACCA ACAAGCTCGAGTTTGATTGAGGGTCGGTGGCAGCTGATGTTCACGACTAGGCCAGGATCAGCGTCTCCTATTCAG AGAACTTTTGTTGGGGTAGATTCATTCAGTGTATTTCAAGAAGTGTTCCTTAGAACGAATGATCCACGTGTATCCAACATCGTAAAGTTTTCTGAAGCAATAGGTGAGCTGAAAGTAGAG GCACTTGCAACAATCAAAGATGGAAAACGAATCCTTTTCCAATTTGATAGAGCAGCCTTTTCATTCAAATTTCTACCCGTCAAGGTTCCATACCCTGTACCTTTTCGACTTCTGGGAGATGAAGCTAAGGGCTGGTTAGACACAACGTATTTATCCCCATCTGGAAATCTCCGTATTTCAAGAGGAAACAAG GGAACAACATTTGTGCTGCAAAAGGAAGCTGAACCAAGACAAAAATTGCTTTCATCAATTTCAACGGGTACAAGTGTTGAAAAG GCGATTGAGGAATTTATTTCCTTGAACCAAAATGTAGCAAATCCTGAATTGGAACTCCTTGTGGGAGAGTGGCAAATGGTATGGAGTTCACAG GTTGAGACAGATAGTTGGGTTGAAAATGCTGGCAATGGTCTCATGGGCATGCAG ATTGTCAAACCAAATGGACAGTTGAAGTTCCTGGTTGAGATATTCTTCGGGATTAGGTTCTCCATGACtggaaaatatga GAAATCCGGTAGTAACACGTACGATGTCATAATGGATGATGGAGCATTCGTGGCCGGAATATATGGAATTCCAGTTGAAATGGAAAGCAAGTTCACCATAGAAATACT ATATACCGATGACAAGATCAGAATTTCACGGGGCTACAACAAGATTCTCTTCGTCCATGTACGCGTAGATGGATCCAAAAAGAAGTGA
- the LOC104098576 gene encoding protein NDR1-like codes for MSDSRAWTCVKLIGSLGVVALVLWLSFRITKPKCSINDFYVPGLDKSVNSNNNASRRNNNLSFQLNLKNEMKDKAVRYNDITLKFYYGTNTSYPIGNFTVEGFKQGKDKELFKSGMIETHNMPWDAALKAVTNGSKAIFRVDVSSRIRYKITFWYTKRHNYFVENKVEVDDKGRSGAQQLSYGFGVFGVTLFVLSFLLWFPLL; via the coding sequence ATGTCAGACTCACGTGCTTGGACTTGCGTGAAATTAATAGGGAGTTTAGGCGTTGTAGCTCTGGTTCTTTGGTTAAGTTTTCGTATCACGAAACCTAAATGTTCCATCAATGATTTTTACGTGCCAGGTCTTGACAAATCAGTCAACTCCAACAACAACGCCAGTAGACGCAACAACAATCTGTCATTTCAACTCAATCTGAAGAATGAAATGAAGGACAAAGCTGTTCGTTACAATGATATTACACTTAAGTTTTACTATGGTACAAACACAAGTTACCCTATTGGTAATTTTACAGTTGAAGGATTTAAACAAGGGAAAGATAAAGAACTTTTTAAAAGTGGGATGATTGAAACTCATAATATGCCATGGGATGCTGCACTTAAAGCTGTTACAAATGGATCTAAGGCGATTTTTCGAGTTGATGTGAGTAGCAGAATAAGGTACAAGATTACATTTTGGTATACTAAGAGACATAATTATTTTGTGGAAAATAAGGTTGAAGTTGATGATAAAGGTAGATCTGGTGCACAACAACTGAGTTATGGTTTTGGGGTTTTTGGAGTTACATTATTTGTATTGTCATTTTTACTTTGGTTTCCCTTGTTGTAA